In the Kribbella sp. NBC_00482 genome, one interval contains:
- a CDS encoding glycoside hydrolase family 3 N-terminal domain-containing protein, protein MSISTERPWRDPSLPAAERAGLLLAAMTLEEKIAQLGSRWAGNDMADHELPEDETINVAPMEDVFSVGGSLSLEDASRDGLGHLTRVWGSYPQTVEQGVAEVVRQHEVVLKESRLGVPALVHEECLTGFTTYGATVYPASIAWGATFDPSLVERMAAAIGRDMAAVGVHQGLSPVLDVVRDYRWGRVEETMGEDPYLVGILGSAYVRGLQSAGVIATLKHFAGYSASRAGRNHGPVSMGRRELLDIILPTFETAIATAGAGSVMSSYADLDGLPASADPWLFTEVLREDWGFEGTVVSDYWAVPFLASMHRVAADNADAGVVALTAGTDVELPDTIGYLSLLDKVKAGELSEELIDRAARRVLLQKAELGLLDEDWTPQGSVQSGVDLDSAENRAIASELAEKSVVLLDAGSVLPLSGVAKVAVVGPCADDSRTLMGCYAFPNHVLPRYPERGPGISIASPLDALRNELAEVSYAKGCDVIGDDRSGFAEAVAAAQDSDVCVAFVGDLSGLFGHGTSGEGCDAEDLRLPGVQGELLEALLDTGRPVVVVVVSGRPYALGLFADRAAGLVQAFIPGQEGAAAIAGVLSGRIMPSGKLPVQIPRHVGGQPGTYLQPALGSVESAGISGLETQPLYPFGYGASYTDFTIADLRLSVPEIGTDGEFTATVRVANTGDRGGDEVVQLYLRDVVARVARPLKLLTGFARVSLEPGQAADVTFRVHADRTAYTGPDLRRIVEPGDVEVMVGTSSLDLPCRAMLRITGDVRVVGHDRVLTTPVTISAEPGGG, encoded by the coding sequence TTGTCCATCTCGACTGAACGGCCTTGGCGCGACCCGTCGCTGCCCGCCGCCGAGCGGGCCGGACTGCTGCTGGCGGCGATGACGCTCGAGGAGAAGATCGCGCAGCTCGGCAGCCGCTGGGCCGGCAACGACATGGCCGACCACGAACTCCCCGAGGACGAGACGATCAACGTGGCGCCGATGGAGGACGTGTTCTCGGTCGGCGGTTCGCTGTCGCTGGAGGACGCGAGCCGCGACGGGCTCGGCCACCTCACCCGGGTCTGGGGCAGTTACCCGCAGACGGTCGAGCAGGGCGTCGCCGAGGTTGTCCGGCAGCACGAGGTCGTGCTGAAGGAGTCGCGGCTCGGTGTGCCGGCGCTGGTCCACGAGGAGTGCCTCACCGGATTCACGACGTACGGCGCGACTGTCTACCCGGCCTCGATCGCGTGGGGTGCGACGTTCGACCCGTCGCTGGTCGAGCGGATGGCGGCGGCGATCGGGCGCGACATGGCGGCGGTCGGTGTGCATCAAGGACTGTCACCGGTGCTCGACGTCGTACGTGACTATCGCTGGGGCCGCGTCGAGGAGACGATGGGCGAGGACCCTTATCTGGTGGGGATTCTGGGTTCGGCGTACGTGCGTGGTCTGCAGAGCGCGGGCGTCATCGCCACGCTGAAACACTTCGCCGGCTACTCCGCGTCGCGCGCCGGACGCAACCACGGGCCGGTGTCGATGGGGCGTCGCGAGTTGCTGGACATCATCCTGCCGACGTTCGAGACCGCGATCGCGACGGCCGGCGCCGGATCGGTGATGAGCTCGTACGCCGACCTCGACGGCCTGCCCGCGAGCGCGGATCCGTGGCTGTTCACCGAGGTACTGCGGGAGGACTGGGGATTCGAGGGGACGGTCGTTTCCGACTACTGGGCGGTGCCGTTCCTGGCGTCGATGCACCGGGTGGCGGCGGACAACGCGGACGCGGGGGTCGTCGCGTTGACTGCCGGGACCGATGTCGAACTGCCGGACACGATCGGGTACCTGAGCCTGCTGGACAAGGTGAAGGCGGGGGAGCTGTCCGAGGAGCTGATCGACCGCGCGGCGCGGCGGGTGCTGCTGCAGAAGGCCGAGCTGGGTCTGCTGGACGAGGACTGGACTCCTCAGGGTTCGGTGCAGTCCGGCGTCGATCTGGATTCGGCGGAGAACCGGGCGATTGCTTCGGAGTTGGCGGAGAAGTCGGTCGTTTTGCTGGACGCCGGCTCGGTGCTGCCGCTTTCTGGTGTCGCGAAGGTCGCCGTGGTGGGTCCCTGTGCTGATGACTCACGGACTTTGATGGGTTGTTACGCGTTCCCGAACCACGTGCTGCCGCGGTATCCCGAGCGTGGACCGGGGATCTCGATCGCCTCGCCGCTCGATGCCTTGCGCAACGAGTTGGCCGAGGTCTCGTACGCCAAGGGTTGTGACGTGATCGGGGACGATCGCTCCGGGTTCGCCGAGGCTGTCGCTGCGGCCCAGGACTCGGACGTGTGTGTCGCTTTCGTGGGTGACCTGTCCGGGCTGTTCGGGCACGGGACCTCGGGCGAAGGCTGTGATGCGGAGGATCTGCGGCTGCCTGGGGTGCAGGGGGAGCTGCTGGAAGCGTTGCTCGACACGGGGCGACCTGTTGTCGTCGTGGTGGTGTCGGGGCGGCCTTATGCGCTGGGGTTGTTCGCGGATCGGGCTGCCGGCCTGGTGCAGGCGTTCATCCCGGGGCAGGAGGGTGCGGCGGCGATCGCCGGCGTACTGAGTGGGCGGATCATGCCGAGCGGGAAGTTGCCGGTGCAGATCCCGCGGCATGTCGGTGGGCAGCCCGGTACGTACCTGCAGCCGGCGCTCGGGAGTGTCGAGAGCGCGGGCATCAGCGGGCTCGAGACCCAGCCGCTGTATCCGTTCGGGTACGGGGCGTCGTACACGGACTTCACGATCGCCGATCTCCGGTTGAGCGTGCCGGAGATCGGCACTGACGGCGAGTTCACTGCCACGGTGCGGGTGGCGAACACGGGTGACCGGGGCGGCGACGAGGTCGTGCAGCTGTACCTGCGCGACGTCGTCGCCCGGGTCGCCCGGCCGCTGAAGCTGCTGACCGGGTTCGCGCGGGTGTCGCTGGAGCCCGGCCAGGCGGCCGACGTCACGTTCCGGGTGCACGCTGATCGCACGGCGTACACAGGTCCAGATCTGCGCCGGATAGTCGAGCCCGGGGACGTCGAAGTGATGGTGGGCACGTCGTCGCTGGACCTGCCGTGTCGTGCCATGCTGCGGATCACCGGGGATGTGAGGGTGGTCGGACACGACCGAGTCCTGACGACTCCGGTCACCATTTCCGCGGAGCCTGGAGGAGGGTGA
- a CDS encoding beta-glucosidase family protein has translation MNFDDLLGRLSLEEKVRILTGQDFWSTHPLPAIGLRSMVLSDGPSGVRGAVWDERDPSLNLPSATALSSSWDVGIAHRYGVVSALEARRKNVDVVLGPTINLHRSPLGGRHFEAFSEDPVLTADLAAAYVAGVQELGVGATPKHYVANDFETDRFTADVVVDERTLREVYLLAFEKAVTESKAWLVMSAYNSINGATASENDLLETPLNTDWGFDGVVVSDWTAVRSLESAKHSQDLAMPGPVGAWGDALVEAVRSGEIKEDAIDRKVRRLLALAARVGALEGFEKPADPPQVDGIAFARTAAAEGTVLLRNEGALPWRSEELTKVAVIGHNARDARTQGGGSATVIPESVISPLSGLRTALPNAEITYSIGAVVQEGVAELTPATMTNPQSGEPGARVRFLAADGSELFAEDRFSSALVYLGGNAPIGESAVFEFRTTWTPTESGAIQLGFASVGRGRIFADGKLLREDTAIPVGNDLGAALLSPPSISTPLEVTAGTPIDVRVELDLPKLEGGLSNALSITVGVEPSNDDPQALIDEAVAAARAADVALVVVGTNSKVESEGYDRTSLALPGRQDDLVRAVAAANPRTVVVVNAGSPVLLPWRDDVAAVLATYFGGQQYGDALSDVLLGRTEPGGRLPTTWPREQEDVPVINVTPENGVVRYDEGIHIGYRAWLKAGTEPAYEFGHGLGYTTWELSDLRANDPSSVALTVRNTGDRAGKHVVQVYVERSESALDRPVRWLAGFGVVRLDAGQAREITVRLHEHAFEHWAVTDDLAGWTTEPGAFTIRAGSSVSDLPLSTELQVR, from the coding sequence ATGAACTTCGACGACCTGCTCGGCCGGCTCTCCCTGGAGGAGAAGGTCCGGATCCTGACCGGCCAGGACTTCTGGTCCACCCACCCGCTGCCCGCGATCGGGCTGCGTTCGATGGTGCTGTCCGACGGCCCGAGCGGCGTCCGGGGCGCGGTCTGGGACGAGCGCGACCCGTCGCTGAACCTCCCGTCGGCCACCGCTCTCTCGTCGTCCTGGGACGTCGGCATCGCGCATCGGTACGGCGTGGTTTCGGCGCTCGAGGCGCGCCGGAAGAACGTCGACGTGGTGCTCGGCCCGACGATCAACCTGCACCGTTCTCCGCTCGGCGGGCGGCACTTCGAGGCCTTCAGCGAGGACCCGGTGCTGACCGCGGACCTGGCCGCGGCGTACGTCGCCGGCGTGCAGGAGCTCGGCGTCGGCGCCACCCCGAAGCACTACGTGGCGAACGACTTCGAGACCGACCGCTTCACCGCGGACGTCGTGGTCGACGAACGCACACTGCGCGAGGTCTACCTGCTGGCCTTCGAGAAAGCGGTCACCGAGTCGAAGGCGTGGCTGGTGATGAGCGCCTACAACTCGATCAACGGCGCGACCGCGTCGGAGAACGACCTGCTCGAGACCCCGCTCAACACCGACTGGGGGTTCGACGGTGTGGTCGTCAGCGACTGGACCGCCGTACGCAGCCTGGAGAGCGCCAAGCACTCGCAGGACCTCGCCATGCCCGGTCCGGTCGGGGCCTGGGGTGACGCACTCGTCGAGGCCGTCCGGTCCGGTGAGATCAAGGAGGACGCGATCGACCGCAAGGTCCGTCGCCTTCTCGCGCTCGCGGCCCGCGTCGGCGCCCTCGAGGGGTTCGAGAAGCCGGCCGACCCGCCGCAGGTCGACGGCATCGCGTTCGCTCGTACGGCGGCCGCGGAAGGCACGGTCCTGCTCCGCAACGAGGGAGCGCTCCCCTGGCGTTCCGAGGAACTGACGAAGGTCGCGGTCATCGGCCACAACGCCCGCGACGCGCGGACCCAGGGCGGCGGGAGCGCGACGGTAATCCCAGAGAGCGTTATCTCACCGCTCTCCGGGCTGCGTACCGCGCTTCCGAACGCAGAGATCACGTACTCGATCGGCGCGGTCGTCCAAGAAGGCGTCGCCGAGCTCACGCCGGCCACGATGACCAACCCGCAGTCCGGTGAGCCGGGCGCCCGCGTGCGGTTCCTCGCCGCCGACGGTTCCGAACTCTTCGCCGAAGACCGGTTCTCCAGCGCGCTCGTGTACCTCGGCGGCAACGCCCCGATCGGCGAGTCGGCGGTCTTCGAGTTCCGCACCACCTGGACGCCGACCGAGTCCGGCGCGATCCAGCTCGGCTTCGCGTCGGTCGGCCGCGGCCGGATCTTTGCCGACGGCAAGCTCCTCCGCGAGGACACCGCGATCCCGGTCGGCAACGACCTGGGCGCCGCGCTGCTCTCCCCGCCGTCGATCTCCACGCCGCTCGAGGTCACGGCCGGAACGCCGATCGACGTACGCGTCGAGCTCGACCTGCCGAAGCTCGAGGGCGGCCTGAGCAACGCGCTCAGCATCACGGTCGGTGTCGAACCGAGCAACGACGACCCGCAGGCCCTGATCGACGAGGCCGTCGCAGCGGCCCGGGCCGCGGACGTGGCGCTGGTCGTCGTAGGCACCAACTCGAAGGTCGAGTCCGAAGGCTACGACCGGACCTCGCTCGCGCTCCCGGGCCGGCAGGACGACCTGGTCCGCGCGGTCGCGGCCGCCAACCCGCGAACTGTCGTGGTCGTGAACGCGGGATCCCCGGTCCTCCTCCCCTGGCGGGACGACGTCGCTGCTGTGCTGGCGACGTACTTCGGCGGTCAGCAATACGGGGACGCGCTCTCCGACGTTCTCCTCGGCCGTACCGAGCCGGGCGGTCGCCTCCCGACCACGTGGCCGCGGGAGCAGGAGGACGTGCCGGTCATCAACGTGACCCCGGAGAACGGGGTCGTGCGGTACGACGAGGGCATCCACATCGGGTACCGCGCCTGGCTCAAGGCGGGCACCGAGCCGGCGTACGAGTTCGGTCACGGTCTCGGGTACACCACCTGGGAGCTCTCGGATCTGCGCGCGAACGATCCGTCGTCCGTCGCGCTGACCGTGCGCAACACCGGCGACCGCGCCGGCAAGCACGTCGTCCAGGTGTATGTGGAACGCTCGGAGAGCGCTCTCGACCGTCCCGTCCGTTGGCTGGCCGGGTTCGGCGTCGTCCGCCTCGATGCGGGTCAGGCGCGCGAGATCACGGTCCGCCTGCACGAGCACGCCTTCGAGCACTGGGCTGTCACCGACGATCTGGCGGGTTGGACGACGGAACCCGGTGCCTTCACGATCCGAGCCGGCTCGTCGGTTTCGGACCTACCGCTCTCCACGGAGCTCCAGGTCCGTTAG
- a CDS encoding LacI family DNA-binding transcriptional regulator has protein sequence MSPLKGRVTLATVAGSAGVSVATVSKVLNGRSDVSASTRARVQDVLEKHGYVGRRPDTVHRDTIELFYQGVVNAYSVEVIQGVVAAGQAAGVDVVLTSHPKHPPTASGGATPGRAVGWIRQLIASGRQAAIGVTSELSAADLAALARARLPLVIIDPANTPEPDVISVGSTNFAGGMAATQHLLSLGHRRIGYVGGPPTSGCNQARLSGYRSAMESIGAGVPAEYVWMRDFLYEDGLVGGTKLLDLPERPTAIFAGSDEVALGILEAARARGLRIPEDLSLVGFDDTEVARLASPPLTTVRQPLREMGAVAVRTVLQLAAGEPVASHHVELATTLIVRGSAAPHGLSSVAAS, from the coding sequence ATGTCGCCGTTGAAGGGTCGCGTCACCCTGGCCACGGTGGCCGGATCGGCCGGTGTGTCGGTCGCCACGGTCTCCAAGGTGCTGAACGGACGCAGCGACGTCTCGGCGTCGACCCGCGCCCGGGTCCAGGACGTCCTCGAGAAGCACGGGTACGTCGGGCGCCGCCCGGACACGGTGCACCGGGACACGATCGAGCTGTTCTACCAGGGCGTCGTCAACGCCTACTCGGTCGAGGTGATCCAGGGCGTGGTCGCGGCCGGTCAGGCGGCCGGCGTCGACGTCGTGCTGACCTCACATCCGAAGCATCCGCCGACCGCGAGTGGCGGCGCGACCCCGGGCCGGGCGGTGGGCTGGATCCGGCAGCTGATCGCCAGCGGCCGGCAGGCCGCCATCGGTGTCACCAGCGAGCTGTCTGCCGCCGACCTGGCCGCGCTGGCCCGGGCCAGGTTGCCGCTCGTGATCATCGACCCCGCGAACACCCCGGAGCCAGACGTGATCAGCGTGGGCTCGACGAACTTCGCCGGCGGGATGGCCGCGACGCAGCACCTCTTGTCCCTCGGCCACCGCCGGATCGGATACGTCGGGGGTCCGCCGACGTCAGGTTGCAACCAGGCCCGGCTGAGCGGCTACCGCAGCGCGATGGAGTCGATCGGCGCCGGCGTACCGGCCGAGTACGTGTGGATGCGCGACTTCCTGTACGAAGACGGGCTGGTCGGCGGTACCAAGCTGCTCGACCTGCCGGAGCGGCCGACCGCGATCTTCGCAGGCAGCGACGAGGTCGCGCTCGGGATCCTGGAGGCGGCGCGGGCGCGCGGCCTGCGGATTCCGGAGGATCTCAGCCTGGTCGGCTTCGACGACACCGAGGTCGCGCGGCTGGCGTCGCCGCCGCTCACCACGGTCCGGCAGCCGCTGCGCGAGATGGGCGCGGTCGCCGTACGCACTGTGCTGCAGCTGGCCGCGGGGGAGCCCGTCGCCTCCCACCACGTCGAACTGGCGACAACCTTGATCGTCCGCGGCTCGGCTGCTCCGCACGGGTTGTCGTCGGTCGCCGCTTCCTGA
- a CDS encoding ABC transporter ATP-binding protein, whose protein sequence is MEVVRLRKVSKRYGRREILADVDLQLNAGELLALVGANGSGKSTVLRLMVGLSRPSAGTVQRNADVVSYVPDVFTSHDRLSASAYLRHMGRIRGLGTRTARDRSLELLDRLALSGGADTPMRKLSKGNAQKVALAQALLDPPQLLVLDEPWAGLDATAHSTLRELLTETADQGAAVAFTEHSAEVVRSTATRVCELDHGRLTSLRQQTALTELHLIPAADIDWDHHPDVLEVRRTEGGVTVVLPTGRHDAALLTALNHGWSVVTVRQVKPE, encoded by the coding sequence ATGGAAGTGGTCCGGTTGCGGAAGGTGTCCAAGCGGTACGGACGCCGGGAGATCCTGGCTGACGTCGACCTGCAACTGAACGCCGGTGAGCTGCTGGCTCTGGTCGGCGCGAACGGTTCCGGCAAGTCGACGGTGTTGCGACTGATGGTCGGCCTGTCGCGACCGTCCGCGGGAACGGTGCAGCGCAACGCCGACGTCGTCAGCTACGTGCCCGATGTGTTCACGTCGCACGATCGCCTGTCGGCTTCGGCGTACCTGCGGCACATGGGGCGGATCCGTGGACTCGGTACGAGAACGGCGAGAGACCGCTCTCTCGAGTTGCTCGACCGCCTCGCGCTTTCGGGCGGCGCGGATACACCGATGCGCAAACTGTCGAAAGGCAACGCACAGAAGGTCGCGCTCGCGCAGGCGCTGCTCGATCCGCCACAACTGCTCGTTCTCGACGAGCCCTGGGCCGGTCTCGACGCGACTGCTCACTCGACCCTGCGCGAACTCCTCACCGAGACCGCCGACCAAGGCGCCGCAGTCGCCTTCACCGAACACTCCGCCGAAGTCGTCCGCTCAACCGCGACCCGCGTCTGCGAACTCGACCACGGCCGCCTCACCTCACTCCGCCAGCAAACCGCCCTCACGGAACTCCACCTGATCCCCGCCGCAGACATCGACTGGGACCACCACCCGGACGTGCTGGAGGTGCGGCGTACTGAGGGCGGCGTGACTGTGGTGCTGCCGACCGGCCGGCACGATGCTGCGCTGTTGACCGCGCTGAACCACGGCTGGTCGGTCGTCACCGTACGGCAGGTGAAACCCGAGTGA
- a CDS encoding NUDIX hydrolase encodes MSTAKKGDPVNWPSYPHEVLAVVLSVRDGRLSVLLWKRARNPYRGRWSLPCGGVEPTQRLREAITAHLAGKVDVREVAHLEQLATHSAIDRDPRERVLATAYLGLVPSDVEPELPADTAWHPVDDLPDSAFDHHYFIDAAVGRLRAKLSYTNIGFALAPREFTISELRDLVGAALGYKLGATNLTRVLTRRHVIEPTDRTARPGQAGGRPAAVYKFAARELTVTDPFAVLRPPR; translated from the coding sequence GTGTCCACTGCCAAGAAAGGTGATCCGGTTAACTGGCCGAGCTATCCGCACGAGGTGCTGGCGGTGGTCCTGTCCGTCCGCGACGGTCGGCTGAGCGTGCTGCTCTGGAAGCGCGCGCGGAATCCGTACCGCGGTCGCTGGTCCTTGCCGTGCGGTGGCGTCGAGCCGACTCAGCGGCTTCGCGAGGCCATCACCGCGCACCTGGCAGGGAAGGTCGACGTCCGCGAGGTCGCGCATCTCGAGCAGCTGGCCACGCACAGTGCCATCGATCGCGATCCGCGAGAACGCGTGCTCGCCACGGCGTACCTCGGTCTGGTCCCGTCCGACGTGGAGCCCGAGCTTCCGGCCGACACGGCTTGGCACCCGGTCGACGATCTGCCGGACAGTGCGTTCGACCACCATTACTTCATCGATGCCGCGGTCGGGCGGCTGCGGGCCAAGCTGTCGTACACCAACATCGGCTTCGCCCTGGCACCGCGCGAGTTCACCATCTCCGAGCTGCGCGACCTGGTCGGCGCGGCACTGGGTTACAAGCTTGGCGCCACCAATCTGACGCGGGTGCTGACCCGTCGACACGTGATCGAGCCGACAGACCGCACGGCCCGCCCCGGCCAGGCCGGCGGCCGGCCCGCCGCCGTGTACAAGTTCGCTGCCCGCGAACTGACCGTCACGGATCCCTTCGCCGTACTCCGTCCGCCGCGCTGA
- the nadA gene encoding quinolinate synthase NadA: MTVGQSKVRTWQDEVRHLARERDAVLLAHNYQEPAIQDVADHVGDSLALSRIAAETEASTIVFCGVHFMAETAKLLSPDKTVLIPTAQAGCSLADTIDADQLRAWKAQHPGAAVVAYVNTSAAVKAEADVCCTSSNAVEVVNSIPADQPVLFLPDQFLGEHVRRQTGRTNMEVWMGECHVHAGISPVELRAQVAANPDAEVLVHPECGCASSTIWLAGRGDLPAERTHILSTAGMLESARGMTAKTALVATEIGMLHQLRKVNQQTTFLPVNPKASCRFMKMITPELLLRCLREGRDEIQLPADLADRARQSVQRMVAIGKPAGAR; this comes from the coding sequence GTGACTGTCGGCCAGAGCAAGGTGCGCACGTGGCAGGACGAGGTACGCCACCTCGCCCGCGAGCGAGACGCGGTCCTGCTCGCCCACAACTACCAGGAACCGGCGATCCAGGACGTCGCCGATCACGTCGGCGACTCGCTCGCGCTGTCCCGGATCGCCGCTGAAACCGAAGCGTCGACGATCGTGTTCTGCGGTGTGCACTTCATGGCGGAGACCGCCAAGCTGCTCAGCCCTGACAAGACCGTGCTGATCCCCACCGCGCAGGCCGGGTGTTCCCTGGCGGACACCATCGACGCCGACCAGCTGCGCGCCTGGAAGGCGCAGCACCCCGGGGCGGCGGTCGTCGCCTACGTCAACACCAGCGCCGCGGTGAAGGCCGAGGCGGACGTCTGCTGCACCTCGTCCAACGCGGTGGAGGTGGTGAACTCGATTCCGGCGGACCAGCCGGTGCTGTTCCTGCCCGATCAGTTCCTCGGCGAACACGTCCGGCGGCAGACCGGCCGGACGAACATGGAAGTGTGGATGGGCGAGTGCCATGTGCACGCCGGCATCAGCCCGGTCGAGTTGCGCGCCCAGGTGGCTGCGAACCCCGACGCGGAGGTTCTGGTCCATCCCGAGTGCGGCTGCGCATCGTCGACCATCTGGCTCGCCGGACGCGGCGACCTGCCCGCGGAGCGGACCCATATCCTCTCCACCGCGGGCATGCTGGAGAGTGCTCGCGGCATGACCGCGAAGACCGCCTTGGTCGCGACGGAGATCGGCATGCTGCACCAGCTCCGCAAGGTGAACCAGCAGACGACCTTCCTGCCGGTGAACCCGAAGGCCTCCTGCCGCTTCATGAAGATGATCACGCCGGAACTGCTCCTCCGATGCCTGCGTGAGGGCCGCGACGAGATCCAGTTGCCGGCCGACCTCGCCGACCGTGCGCGGCAGTCCGTCCAGCGGATGGTTGCCATCGGCAAGCCGGCAGGCGCGCGATGA
- a CDS encoding ArsR/SmtB family transcription factor produces MSEFLVDADTLVNARFGTSQLTETVAALKLLRAPVEPWFRPWKDTHSAAFQAAVAANPVWSALLESAFGRSWVADFLTVPPLEPDLTLDAELEHLTALSDDHIRADLNVVRTPLPPILLLSRGLAGEAAELLRWVWRTTVEPDWPRRLRVLQADIVSRTSRLSEQGWSGVLRGLGPDVRWLGDGRIQVNRWDYPATDVRGRDLMFIAAHTQRVNVSWRLPDRFALTYPVTGIFATTETPDEPLVQLLGRNRARILVEAAEPVSTTLLVATTGLSLATISDHLRVLTDAGLLERRRSGRSVLYWQSDTGRQVVRRPASNLTTGPNA; encoded by the coding sequence TTGTCCGAGTTCCTGGTCGATGCCGACACGCTCGTGAACGCGCGATTCGGTACGTCGCAGCTCACCGAGACCGTGGCCGCGCTGAAGCTGCTGCGCGCGCCGGTCGAGCCGTGGTTCCGGCCGTGGAAGGACACGCACAGCGCCGCGTTCCAGGCTGCGGTGGCGGCGAACCCGGTCTGGTCGGCGCTGTTGGAGAGCGCTTTCGGGCGTAGCTGGGTCGCGGACTTCCTGACCGTGCCGCCGCTCGAGCCCGACCTCACGCTGGATGCCGAACTCGAGCACCTGACCGCGCTCTCCGACGATCACATCCGCGCAGACCTCAACGTCGTACGGACGCCGCTGCCGCCGATCCTGCTCCTGTCGCGTGGGCTCGCGGGGGAGGCGGCTGAGTTGCTGCGGTGGGTTTGGCGGACGACGGTCGAGCCGGACTGGCCGCGGCGGTTGCGCGTGCTGCAGGCCGACATCGTGTCGCGGACGTCGCGCCTCAGCGAGCAGGGGTGGTCCGGCGTACTGCGAGGGCTCGGCCCCGATGTGCGGTGGCTCGGCGACGGACGGATTCAGGTGAACCGTTGGGACTACCCGGCGACCGACGTCCGCGGGCGCGACCTGATGTTCATCGCGGCGCACACCCAACGCGTGAACGTCAGCTGGCGGCTGCCGGATCGGTTCGCACTGACCTACCCCGTGACCGGCATCTTCGCGACAACCGAAACGCCGGACGAACCGCTGGTGCAGCTGCTCGGCCGCAACCGCGCCCGCATCCTGGTCGAGGCTGCCGAACCCGTGAGCACAACGTTGCTCGTGGCCACCACCGGTCTGTCGCTCGCCACCATCTCCGACCACCTGCGCGTCCTGACCGACGCCGGGTTGCTCGAACGGCGCCGCTCCGGCCGATCAGTCCTGTACTGGCAATCCGACACCGGCCGCCAGGTGGTCCGGCGGCCGGCGTCGAACCTCACGACCGGACCAAACGCCTGA
- the nadB gene encoding L-aspartate oxidase yields the protein MTRAVDVVVIGAGAAGLSAALGLAATREVLVLSAGDGSTPWAQGGVSVAFGDDDPLDHAHDTNVAGAGFCDPRNVRALVEEGPQRVAELIAHGALFDRREDGSLSTTLEGGHSHPRIVHAGGDATGAEVDRALRAAVRAVGVETMAGRAIGLTKSTSGRVSGVLVETGGETVRIEARAVVLATGGIGNAYLASTNPSAVRGDGIALALLAGASLVDMEFVQFHPTALFTGQTRGQLPLVTEAVRGEGAVLRDVRGRLIMAGRHPRADLAPRDIVAREIEAAMRRDGSDHVWLDARSIEPDVLRRRFPTVLASCASIGVDLLSEQIPVAPAEHFLCGGVQVDRDGATGVPGLYAVGEVAASGVHGANRLASNSLLEGLVFGRRVATALILDLPETADRSYDVVLTEDREPERIRAILTKYAGIRRDGAGLDAAADELSALGNGPLATVARSVIVAATARQESRGCHWRSDHPHTDDRWNEHVAIGLDEEGLPTTIRRLVRS from the coding sequence ATGACGCGCGCCGTCGATGTCGTCGTGATCGGTGCGGGCGCGGCCGGACTCTCGGCCGCCCTCGGCCTGGCGGCGACCCGTGAGGTGCTCGTACTCAGCGCCGGCGACGGCAGTACGCCGTGGGCCCAAGGCGGCGTCTCCGTCGCGTTCGGTGACGACGATCCGCTCGACCACGCGCACGACACCAATGTCGCCGGAGCAGGCTTCTGCGATCCACGGAACGTGCGGGCGCTGGTCGAGGAGGGACCGCAGCGGGTGGCCGAACTGATCGCGCACGGTGCGCTCTTCGACCGGCGCGAGGACGGCTCACTGTCGACGACTCTCGAGGGTGGCCACAGCCATCCCCGGATCGTGCATGCCGGTGGTGATGCCACCGGCGCGGAAGTTGATCGCGCGCTGCGTGCCGCGGTCCGCGCCGTCGGTGTCGAAACGATGGCCGGGCGAGCGATCGGTCTGACCAAGTCGACCTCGGGGCGGGTCAGTGGTGTGCTCGTCGAGACGGGCGGCGAAACCGTCCGGATCGAGGCCCGGGCCGTCGTACTGGCGACCGGCGGCATCGGCAACGCCTACCTGGCGAGCACCAACCCGTCAGCGGTGCGCGGTGACGGCATCGCGCTCGCGCTGCTGGCCGGGGCATCGCTGGTGGACATGGAGTTCGTCCAGTTCCACCCGACCGCTCTCTTCACCGGACAGACCCGCGGGCAGTTGCCGTTGGTGACCGAAGCGGTCCGCGGAGAAGGCGCCGTACTGCGTGACGTCCGTGGCCGCCTCATCATGGCCGGCCGGCACCCGCGGGCCGATCTGGCGCCTCGTGACATCGTCGCCCGGGAGATCGAGGCAGCGATGCGCAGGGACGGCTCCGATCATGTCTGGCTCGATGCCAGGAGCATCGAGCCGGACGTTCTCCGCCGACGGTTCCCGACCGTACTGGCCTCGTGCGCGTCGATCGGTGTCGACCTGCTGTCCGAGCAGATCCCGGTGGCGCCTGCCGAGCACTTCCTCTGCGGCGGCGTCCAGGTCGACCGCGACGGCGCAACCGGCGTACCAGGCCTGTATGCCGTGGGCGAGGTCGCCGCTTCGGGTGTGCACGGGGCGAACCGGCTCGCCTCCAACAGCCTGCTGGAAGGGCTGGTCTTCGGGCGGCGGGTGGCGACCGCCTTGATCCTGGACCTGCCGGAGACCGCTGACAGGTCGTACGACGTTGTGCTGACCGAGGACCGCGAACCGGAGCGAATCCGGGCGATCCTGACCAAGTACGCGGGGATCCGGCGCGATGGTGCCGGCCTCGACGCCGCCGCGGACGAGTTGAGTGCCCTGGGCAACGGACCGCTCGCGACGGTGGCACGGTCCGTCATCGTGGCAGCGACCGCGCGCCAGGAGAGCCGAGGCTGCCACTGGCGCTCGGACCACCCCCACACCGATGACCGATGGAACGAGCACGTCGCCATCGGCCTCGACGAAGAAGGCCTGCCGACCACCATCAGGCGTTTGGTCCGGTCGTGA